In a genomic window of Pokkaliibacter sp. MBI-7:
- a CDS encoding SulP family inorganic anion transporter, whose amino-acid sequence MAYSVRQHWFSNLRGDILAGLVVALALIPEAIAFSIIAGVDPKVGLYASFCIAVVTAFAGGRPAMISAATGAMALLMVTLVKEHGLQYLLAASVLCGALQIVCGYLKLGSLMRFVSRSVVTGFVNALAILIFMAQLPELIGVTWHVYAMTAAGLAIIYLFPYITRAIPSPLVCIVSLTAVSMALGLNIHTVGDMGELPDSLPLFLLPDVPLNLQTLAIIFPYSAAMAVVGLLESLMTATIVDEFTDTSSDKNRECKGQGLANIVAACLGGMAGCAMIGQSVINVKSGGRTRLSTLIAGVVLLILVVFLGPWVSKIPMAALVSVMIMVSIGTFSWDSIRNLRSYPLSTNVVMIATVVVVVFTHNLAIGVLVGVLLSALFFANKVGQVLFIGSEADESGTQRTYRVVGQVFFASSTRFNAAFDFREVVQKVVIDVSRAHFWDITAVNALDKVVIKFRREGTQVEVIGLNEASATLMDRFAVHDKPEAVEKLMDH is encoded by the coding sequence ATGGCTTATTCCGTTCGACAGCACTGGTTTTCTAACCTGCGGGGAGACATCCTCGCCGGACTGGTGGTAGCTCTGGCACTGATCCCAGAAGCCATTGCCTTTTCTATCATCGCCGGAGTCGACCCCAAGGTCGGGCTTTATGCCTCGTTCTGTATTGCCGTAGTCACCGCCTTTGCGGGTGGCCGCCCGGCCATGATCTCAGCCGCCACCGGTGCCATGGCACTGTTGATGGTGACACTGGTCAAAGAGCATGGCCTGCAGTATCTGCTGGCAGCCTCTGTGCTGTGCGGCGCGCTGCAGATTGTCTGCGGCTACCTCAAACTCGGCAGCCTGATGCGCTTTGTATCCCGTTCTGTGGTCACCGGCTTCGTCAATGCCCTGGCTATTCTGATCTTCATGGCACAGCTGCCAGAGCTGATTGGGGTCACCTGGCACGTCTATGCCATGACCGCTGCAGGTCTGGCTATCATTTACCTGTTTCCCTATATCACCCGCGCGATCCCCTCACCGCTGGTATGTATCGTCAGCCTCACCGCGGTATCCATGGCGCTGGGTCTGAATATCCATACGGTCGGTGATATGGGCGAGCTGCCCGACAGTCTGCCGCTGTTCCTGCTGCCTGATGTGCCACTCAATCTGCAGACGCTGGCGATCATCTTCCCTTACTCTGCTGCCATGGCGGTGGTTGGCCTGCTGGAATCCCTGATGACAGCAACCATCGTCGATGAATTCACTGACACCAGCAGTGACAAGAACCGCGAATGCAAGGGCCAGGGTCTGGCCAATATCGTGGCCGCCTGTCTGGGTGGGATGGCAGGTTGCGCCATGATTGGCCAGTCCGTCATCAACGTGAAGTCCGGTGGGCGTACCCGTTTATCTACCCTGATTGCAGGCGTCGTGCTGCTGATTCTGGTGGTCTTCCTCGGCCCCTGGGTTTCAAAGATTCCCATGGCGGCACTGGTATCCGTGATGATCATGGTGTCCATCGGCACCTTCAGCTGGGATTCGATTCGCAACCTGCGCAGCTATCCCCTCAGCACCAATGTGGTAATGATTGCAACGGTGGTTGTGGTGGTCTTCACCCATAACCTGGCCATCGGCGTACTGGTGGGTGTACTGCTGAGTGCCCTGTTCTTCGCCAACAAGGTCGGTCAGGTCCTGTTTATCGGCTCTGAAGCCGATGAGTCAGGCACACAACGCACTTACAGAGTGGTAGGTCAGGTGTTCTTTGCTTCCTCCACCCGTTTTAATGCCGCTTTTGATTTCCGTGAAGTCGTGCAAAAAGTGGTCATCGATGTCAGCCGTGCCCACTTCTGGGACATCACTGCAGTCAATGCACTGGACAAAGTTGTTATCAAGTTTCGCCGCGAAGGTACCCAGGTTGAGGTCATTGGCCTGAATGAAGCCAGTGCCACGCTGATGGATCGTTTCGCGGTGCATGACAAACCTGAAGCCGTCGAAAAGCTGATGGACCATTAA
- a CDS encoding universal stress protein has translation MTEQVYACIDGSVSTRTVCDYAAWASQRLSTSLILLHVLDRESYPVAADYSGNIGLGSQEQLLKQLAALDEERAKLAIQHGLHMLEAAKERVKSDGVANAGCMQRHGDLVDCIAEQQGDMRVLVMGKQGAGETHPGRQVGTHLESVIRTLHRPILVSTGTFKAPERVLFAFDGSPTSRKGVERLVSSPLLTGLQIDILLVGAETVEHKEQIKWAANALITAGFSVPNTVIRAGEVDEVIQQYCQQEKIDLLVMGAYGHSRIRQFLVGSTTTSMITKSTIPLLILR, from the coding sequence ATGACTGAACAGGTTTACGCCTGCATTGATGGTTCAGTATCCACGCGCACCGTCTGCGACTACGCAGCCTGGGCCAGCCAGCGCCTGTCGACGTCATTGATCCTGCTGCACGTGCTGGACCGGGAAAGCTATCCCGTCGCCGCGGACTACAGCGGCAATATCGGCCTCGGTAGCCAGGAGCAATTACTGAAGCAACTGGCCGCTCTGGATGAAGAACGCGCCAAGCTGGCTATCCAGCACGGCCTGCACATGCTGGAAGCAGCCAAAGAACGGGTGAAAAGCGACGGCGTCGCTAACGCCGGCTGTATGCAGCGTCACGGTGATCTGGTTGACTGTATCGCCGAACAGCAAGGTGACATGCGTGTGCTGGTGATGGGCAAGCAGGGAGCAGGCGAGACCCATCCGGGCAGACAGGTCGGCACTCATCTGGAAAGCGTCATTCGCACCCTGCACCGCCCCATTCTGGTCAGCACAGGGACATTCAAAGCACCTGAGCGCGTGCTGTTTGCCTTTGATGGCAGCCCAACCAGCCGCAAGGGCGTTGAGCGTCTGGTCAGCAGCCCGCTGCTGACAGGACTGCAGATCGACATTCTGCTGGTCGGCGCGGAGACCGTTGAACATAAAGAACAGATAAAGTGGGCAGCAAACGCACTGATCACAGCAGGATTCAGCGTGCCCAATACCGTTATTCGTGCCGGCGAAGTGGATGAAGTCATCCAGCAGTACTGCCAGCAGGAAAAGATTGACCTTCTGGTAATGGGCGCCTACGGCCACAGCCGCATCCGGCAATTTCTGGTGGGCAGTACCACCACCAGCATGATCACCAAGTCGACCATTCCGCTACTGATACTGCGCTAA
- the cobA gene encoding uroporphyrinogen-III C-methyltransferase encodes MMSIPRTLTSRVTTSLMQGWQQLQAFLSSSRDVTGHDVVNGGQFASRLTRDFLPGHVWLVGAGPGDLSMLSMGVYAALKVADVIVYDRLVSDAILAEVPVTTERYYVGKSAGHHSVPQAQIESKLIELAERGLRVLRLKGGDPFVFGRGGEELMHLLEAGVPCKVLPGITAAAGCAASTSIPLTYRGIAQSCRFITGHLQEGKEGLDLSQWYQPSQTLVFYMGLAQAGAIAAKLMSEGAASDLPVAIVERGSQPDQKVWETTLEQLESTIQQHGCQSPALLIVGEVVALRQKLMACRSDTTVAAV; translated from the coding sequence ATGATGTCTATCCCACGTACCCTGACTTCTCGTGTCACCACCAGCCTGATGCAGGGATGGCAGCAGCTGCAGGCGTTTCTCTCTTCCAGTCGTGATGTTACTGGCCATGACGTGGTTAACGGCGGGCAGTTCGCCTCTCGTTTAACCCGGGATTTTCTGCCCGGCCATGTCTGGCTGGTGGGCGCAGGGCCGGGAGACCTGTCGATGCTGTCGATGGGCGTTTATGCCGCGCTGAAAGTGGCCGACGTGATTGTCTATGACCGTTTGGTCAGTGATGCGATTCTTGCCGAAGTGCCGGTCACCACCGAACGCTATTACGTGGGTAAAAGTGCTGGTCATCACAGCGTGCCGCAGGCCCAGATCGAGAGCAAACTGATTGAGCTGGCGGAACGCGGACTGCGTGTATTGCGTTTGAAAGGCGGCGACCCCTTCGTGTTTGGGCGGGGTGGCGAAGAACTCATGCACCTGCTGGAAGCGGGCGTGCCCTGCAAGGTGCTACCGGGTATTACTGCCGCTGCAGGCTGTGCCGCCAGCACCAGCATTCCCCTGACCTATCGCGGCATAGCCCAGTCTTGCCGCTTTATCACCGGACACCTGCAGGAGGGGAAAGAAGGGCTTGACCTCAGCCAGTGGTATCAGCCGAGTCAGACACTGGTGTTTTATATGGGGCTGGCTCAGGCGGGGGCCATTGCTGCGAAGCTGATGTCAGAAGGCGCGGCGTCGGATTTGCCGGTGGCTATCGTCGAGCGGGGCAGTCAGCCGGATCAGAAAGTATGGGAAACCACGCTGGAGCAGCTGGAGTCCACCATACAGCAGCACGGTTGTCAGTCACCTGCATTGCTCATCGTGGGAGAAGTCGTTGCGTTGCGGCAGAAGCTGATGGCATGCCGGTCTGACACGACGGTCGCTGCAGTGTGA